The Haladaptatus cibarius D43 genome window below encodes:
- a CDS encoding extracellular catalytic domain type 1 short-chain-length polyhydroxyalkanoate depolymerase: MKVAEKINTKRRTLLKSVGAGVGASAILSGSTSAAKGSYTTETYDGRTYTKYIPTGADGSAIPLVVMLHGCTQNPDQFKDETQMNEVAERETFAVIYPDQTTSANIRECWNWFQDQHTTRGSGEAELIAGMAQDVMASHSIDDNRVFVAGLSAGAAMVPNLLVAYPDVFAAGGIHSGLVYDVAENVSQATTAMTQGGPDPQQQGTEAYQAMQSNGVTDTVPTIVFHGTEDYTVYPINGHQATEQATQTNDLAADGTDDDSTDYTPDETTNGQSESFSYTVSEYHDSGGETVVEKWIIDGMAHAWSGGAQGGAYTAPGGPDASQQMWDFFAAHPRNGDDGGDGGNGDNNTPTASASATSNSPAVGESVSFDGSGSVDSDGTIASYDWELGDGATGTGAAVSHSYDSAGEYTATLTVSDDAGATDTDSVVVTVGDEFSGYCGSATNYDHGTAGRAYQDTSTGAYYAVGSDDYLGFPAYTSTLKETSAGYFETVSSC, translated from the coding sequence GTGAAAGTGGCAGAAAAAATCAACACGAAACGACGAACCCTCCTCAAATCAGTCGGTGCTGGCGTCGGAGCGAGTGCGATTCTCAGCGGTTCGACGAGCGCGGCAAAGGGGTCGTACACCACTGAAACCTACGACGGGCGAACCTACACGAAATACATTCCGACCGGTGCGGATGGGTCGGCGATTCCCCTCGTCGTGATGCTCCACGGCTGTACCCAGAACCCAGACCAGTTCAAAGACGAGACGCAAATGAACGAGGTTGCGGAGCGCGAAACCTTCGCGGTCATCTATCCCGACCAGACGACCAGCGCGAACATCCGGGAGTGTTGGAATTGGTTTCAAGACCAGCACACGACGCGCGGAAGCGGCGAAGCCGAACTCATCGCGGGCATGGCACAGGACGTGATGGCGAGCCATTCGATAGACGACAATCGGGTGTTCGTCGCCGGACTGTCGGCAGGCGCGGCGATGGTGCCGAACCTGCTGGTCGCCTACCCCGACGTGTTCGCGGCGGGCGGGATTCACTCCGGCCTGGTGTACGACGTGGCCGAGAACGTCTCCCAAGCCACGACGGCGATGACGCAGGGCGGCCCCGACCCGCAACAGCAGGGTACCGAAGCCTATCAAGCGATGCAGTCGAACGGCGTCACGGACACGGTTCCGACCATCGTTTTCCACGGAACGGAAGATTATACCGTTTATCCGATAAACGGCCATCAGGCTACGGAACAGGCCACGCAGACGAACGACCTCGCGGCGGACGGGACGGACGACGACAGCACGGATTACACCCCCGACGAGACGACGAACGGGCAATCCGAGTCGTTCAGCTACACCGTCTCGGAGTACCACGACAGCGGCGGGGAAACCGTCGTGGAAAAGTGGATAATCGACGGCATGGCCCACGCGTGGTCGGGCGGCGCACAAGGCGGCGCGTACACCGCCCCCGGCGGCCCGGACGCCAGCCAGCAAATGTGGGACTTTTTCGCGGCCCATCCCCGCAATGGGGACGACGGCGGCGACGGTGGAAATGGCGACAACAACACTCCGACGGCATCCGCCAGTGCGACATCAAATTCCCCCGCAGTCGGCGAATCGGTCAGTTTCGACGGAAGCGGGTCTGTCGATTCCGACGGCACGATTGCGAGTTACGACTGGGAGCTCGGCGACGGTGCGACCGGAACCGGCGCGGCGGTAAGCCACAGTTACGATTCCGCGGGCGAGTACACCGCCACGCTGACCGTCAGCGATGATGCTGGCGCAACTGACACGGATTCTGTGGTCGTGACGGTCGGGGACGAATTTTCGGGCTACTGTGGTTCTGCGACCAACTACGACCACGGCACTGCTGGCCGGGCTTATCAGGACACTTCGACCGGAGCCTACTACGCCGTGGGGTCGGACGACTACCTCGGATTCCCGGCCTACACGAGTACGCTGAAGGAGACTTCTGCGGGATACTTCGAAACAGTCAGTTCGTGCTAG